A genomic stretch from Natronomonas gomsonensis includes:
- a CDS encoding metal-dependent transcriptional regulator, with product MLSAVMEDYIKAIYTIGNDTDERVSTSELADYLDVTSPTVSSMVKKLEERGLVDREEYRGVTLTEEGEVVALEILRHHRLLESFLTEHLDYDWADVHEEADRLEHHVSDELTERIAEALDNPGVDPHGDPIPDADLRLPEVDEQTRRLSSSTEGDHVVVRRIRHQGDEELRYLSDAGIEPGVELEIVEIAPFGLVTVRTPEGRQSLPEEIARLIETVSVTEAEA from the coding sequence ATGCTGAGCGCCGTCATGGAGGATTACATCAAGGCGATATACACCATCGGCAACGACACTGACGAGCGCGTCAGCACGTCGGAACTCGCCGACTACCTCGACGTCACGTCGCCGACCGTCTCCAGTATGGTGAAGAAACTGGAGGAGCGCGGGCTCGTCGACCGCGAGGAGTACCGCGGCGTCACGCTCACCGAGGAGGGCGAGGTCGTTGCCCTCGAAATCCTCCGTCACCACCGGCTTCTGGAGTCCTTCCTGACGGAACACCTCGACTACGACTGGGCCGACGTCCACGAGGAGGCCGACCGCCTCGAACACCACGTCTCCGACGAGTTGACCGAACGAATCGCCGAGGCGCTGGACAATCCCGGCGTCGACCCCCACGGCGACCCGATACCCGACGCCGACCTCCGGTTGCCCGAAGTCGACGAGCAGACGCGGCGTCTCTCCTCGTCGACGGAGGGCGACCACGTCGTCGTCCGGCGTATCCGCCATCAGGGCGACGAGGAGTTGCGCTATCTCTCCGATGCCGGTATCGAACCCGGCGTCGAACTCGAAATCGTCGAAATCGCACCGTTCGGACTCGTCACGGTGCGGACACCCGAGGGCCGACAGAGCCTCCCCGAGGAAATCGCCCGACTCATCGAAACGGTGTCAGTCACCGAGGCCGAGGCCTGA
- the hisD gene encoding histidinol dehydrogenase gives MNVRKVADLSPAERAALFERDAGVADAREAARDIVDRVRTEGDVALRSYASEFDGVEIGNIDITDEAERAYEEVDDAVREAIEAAAENIRAFHERQVPDDWREDFEGRELGRRYRPIERVGVYAPGGTAAYPSSVLMGVIPATVAGVDHVAVATPPAEELNPATLAAIHVADADAVYQAGGAQAIAALAYGTETVSAVEKIVGPGNRWVTAAKAEVRGDVEIDFLAGPSEVLVVADDTADPELVAADMVAQAEHDENASVVCVTDDEATAEAVAEACTEQAADRERREVIEAALDNDASGVLLARSMPEAVLFAEEYAAEHLSIQTTDDEAILDRIDSAGSVFLGAASPVAAGDYASGPNHVLPTGGLAKVAGGLSVDHFLRSTTVQKLDDGALADIRETVTTLARAEGLEAHAESVDRRFDGTEN, from the coding sequence ATGAACGTCAGGAAGGTCGCCGACCTCTCGCCGGCGGAGCGTGCGGCGCTGTTCGAGCGGGACGCCGGCGTCGCCGACGCCCGCGAGGCGGCCCGGGATATCGTCGACCGGGTTCGGACGGAGGGCGACGTTGCGCTGCGGTCGTACGCAAGCGAGTTCGACGGCGTCGAAATCGGGAACATCGACATTACCGACGAGGCCGAACGCGCCTACGAGGAAGTCGACGACGCGGTCCGTGAAGCAATCGAAGCGGCCGCCGAGAACATCCGCGCCTTCCACGAGCGACAGGTCCCCGACGACTGGCGGGAGGACTTCGAGGGCCGTGAGTTGGGCCGACGCTACCGACCCATAGAGCGCGTCGGTGTGTACGCGCCGGGGGGCACGGCGGCGTACCCCTCCAGTGTCCTGATGGGCGTCATTCCGGCGACGGTCGCAGGGGTCGACCACGTCGCGGTCGCGACGCCGCCGGCCGAGGAGTTGAACCCCGCGACGCTTGCGGCGATACACGTCGCCGACGCCGATGCGGTGTATCAGGCCGGTGGCGCACAGGCCATCGCGGCGCTTGCCTACGGCACCGAGACGGTGTCAGCCGTCGAGAAAATCGTCGGGCCGGGCAACAGGTGGGTGACTGCAGCGAAAGCCGAGGTGCGCGGCGACGTAGAAATCGACTTCCTCGCCGGTCCCTCCGAGGTGTTGGTCGTCGCCGACGACACCGCCGACCCCGAACTCGTCGCCGCGGACATGGTCGCACAGGCCGAACACGACGAGAACGCCTCGGTGGTCTGTGTGACCGACGACGAGGCGACCGCCGAGGCAGTCGCCGAGGCCTGCACGGAACAGGCCGCAGACCGGGAGCGCCGGGAGGTCATCGAGGCGGCGCTGGACAACGACGCCTCGGGCGTTCTCTTGGCCCGGTCGATGCCCGAGGCCGTGCTATTCGCCGAGGAGTACGCCGCAGAACACCTCTCGATTCAGACCACCGACGACGAGGCGATATTGGACCGCATCGACTCCGCCGGCAGCGTCTTTCTGGGCGCCGCCTCGCCGGTCGCCGCCGGCGACTACGCCTCCGGCCCGAACCACGTCCTCCCGACCGGCGGGCTGGCGAAAGTCGCCGGTGGCCTCTCCGTGGACCACTTCCTCCGCTCGACGACAGTCCAGAAACTCGACGACGGCGCGCTCGCGGACATCCGCGAGACGGTGACGACGCTCGCCCGCGCGGAGGGGCTGGAGGCCCACGCTGAGAGCGTCGACCGACGCTTCGACGGTACCGAGAATTAA